A window of the Tunturibacter empetritectus genome harbors these coding sequences:
- a CDS encoding TonB-dependent receptor — protein MGAFRWVLLLILQVAACRLVAQVNSSTVTGTVTDSSGARVAGAKVLITNQATGVSVSTVTTGTGEYTAPYLIAGTYKVQVIASGFASQLAENAPVGNNATVHVDVVLKTGGTETIVQVDAGAAALQTDDTTVKTTIDALQIDALPNINQNPLLYATLQPGVAAEKSAHQTQSTDSFGIGPHARRVESLISVNGGLGFTTDIQLDGIPILASDYNEEGITPNQESIQEVQVQSNTFSSEYGRGTGIVEYFSKSGTNALHGEVVYRNRNEAFNANGYGNNFNHFVSAQTNPATQTGVRGPFKINYFGGSLGGPIIKDKLFFFASYEGLKHVAPINKNITVPTMLERNGDFSCTKIQDNNGNPVPVTIYNPYTATQVAPNVYERALFAPGSANCAGAGNFGGGGSAVGGGSAIPAGNLDAVGVKVYSNYPLPNQAASDVYGNNNYNVNTTQNFLRNTGQIRVDYKLNSRNSIYATGGISEGSVIVPNFLGPNNPFYPNITWGQTITDNNPYAAIGDTVIFSPTLVLDVRYGVNRMQSIEGYGPKSGTFDNSPYQQPAAVQSLVNDPSQPFDFCPGSSTQYTCLNYTVGQHINEHQTNHSAVASITKTHGSFTFKVGGEYRVGLLNTANPVHANFEVGNYYSDQNYTSQYTDANGNNVGSYNTTNVQQGFPAAQWLTGAGYEVAASSVASALAMKYGAFYEQTTWKATPKLTLNFGLRFELQAGPTERHNQQSAFDTEGTNPYGKGSYVFSGTNGYSRNLYLSHYNDYGPRFGVAYNLDSTTVIRGGFGIAYLPTNSGFGFTSQNNTAFTTHNVASSSAVFGANPNGIPIGKFYDGQVSGNIVPALGSDTTNPLQYGGSNSYLQDYRSTYDGRLLQWNVFFEKSFTPSTIFSLGYSASNGDRLPFSNVPVNGLGANGTGTFSPPGFQTISPALLASWRQSYISSNGTNPGTLPIANPYHGNGFQGGALSAATVPAWRLQVPYPEFPDLNLLEQKAHSNYQSLIAEVRHTLSKGIQFDASYVWSKEIDDTQNIGQSNDAFNNAGEQNTGYLLNLNDPYENRHVGYNDIPNRVVVTALFESPFGRNRQFLANSKAADLLLGGWRLGTSFQAQTGTPIEISSSMGSLNNRPNRVPGVNPILPKSERHFFYNPKGGQTIQLPGLDGGGTANVTCTGCMPYLNPLAFAGPTVTTPNGKIEPDIFWYGNSRVAFDDIRSPNNIFFDAQLQRDFRITERVHFSVAANAFNVLNLTQFTPIQAIGVGGINTSSTSRPIGTSSLQTEPLNFYDPRQLELQGRITF, from the coding sequence ATGGGAGCGTTCCGGTGGGTTCTGCTTCTAATTCTTCAGGTTGCGGCTTGCCGTCTGGTGGCACAGGTCAACTCTTCGACTGTGACCGGGACTGTGACGGACTCGTCGGGTGCCAGAGTTGCGGGGGCCAAGGTCCTCATTACGAATCAGGCTACGGGTGTTTCGGTGTCCACGGTAACGACCGGGACGGGCGAGTATACGGCTCCGTACCTGATCGCAGGCACCTATAAGGTGCAGGTTATTGCTTCCGGATTTGCGTCCCAGTTGGCGGAGAACGCGCCGGTAGGCAACAACGCGACGGTGCATGTCGACGTGGTTTTGAAGACGGGCGGCACGGAGACGATCGTGCAGGTAGACGCGGGCGCGGCTGCGCTGCAGACCGACGACACCACCGTGAAGACGACGATCGACGCGCTTCAGATCGATGCCCTGCCGAATATCAATCAGAATCCGCTGCTCTATGCCACGCTGCAGCCGGGGGTTGCGGCGGAGAAATCGGCGCACCAGACTCAGAGTACGGACTCGTTCGGGATCGGACCTCATGCCCGCCGTGTTGAGTCGCTGATCAGCGTCAACGGCGGTCTCGGATTCACGACCGACATCCAGCTTGACGGTATTCCGATCCTGGCCAGCGACTACAACGAAGAGGGCATCACTCCCAACCAGGAGAGCATCCAGGAGGTGCAGGTCCAGTCAAATACCTTCTCGTCGGAGTATGGCCGCGGCACTGGGATTGTCGAATACTTCTCAAAGAGCGGGACCAACGCGCTTCATGGCGAGGTCGTCTATCGCAACCGTAACGAAGCCTTCAATGCGAACGGTTATGGAAACAACTTCAACCATTTTGTCTCTGCGCAGACCAATCCAGCGACCCAGACCGGTGTGCGCGGTCCGTTCAAGATCAATTACTTCGGCGGTTCACTCGGCGGCCCCATTATCAAAGACAAGCTCTTCTTCTTTGCCAGTTACGAGGGTTTGAAGCACGTCGCGCCCATCAACAAGAACATCACCGTACCCACGATGCTCGAGCGGAACGGCGATTTTTCCTGCACAAAGATTCAGGACAACAATGGTAACCCCGTTCCGGTCACGATCTATAACCCCTACACGGCGACCCAGGTAGCACCAAACGTTTATGAACGGGCCTTATTCGCCCCAGGCTCGGCAAACTGCGCGGGAGCCGGCAACTTTGGCGGAGGCGGCAGCGCGGTCGGCGGTGGTTCTGCCATCCCAGCAGGCAACCTGGATGCGGTGGGCGTGAAGGTGTACTCCAATTACCCGCTGCCGAACCAGGCGGCCTCCGACGTCTATGGAAACAATAACTACAACGTCAACACCACGCAGAACTTCCTCCGCAATACGGGCCAGATCCGCGTCGATTACAAGCTGAACAGCCGCAACAGCATCTATGCGACCGGCGGTATCTCAGAGGGTTCGGTGATTGTTCCGAACTTCCTGGGTCCTAACAACCCGTTCTATCCCAATATCACCTGGGGTCAGACCATCACAGACAACAACCCGTACGCAGCCATTGGCGACACGGTGATCTTCAGCCCGACGCTGGTGCTTGATGTTCGCTATGGAGTCAACCGGATGCAGAGCATCGAAGGATATGGGCCGAAGTCAGGCACCTTCGACAACTCTCCTTATCAACAGCCAGCTGCGGTGCAGTCGCTGGTCAACGACCCAAGCCAGCCCTTCGACTTCTGTCCGGGATCGAGCACTCAATACACTTGTCTGAATTACACGGTGGGTCAGCACATCAACGAGCACCAGACCAACCACAGCGCGGTAGCCAGCATCACGAAGACGCACGGCAGCTTTACCTTTAAGGTAGGCGGCGAGTATCGTGTCGGCCTGTTGAACACGGCCAATCCGGTCCATGCGAACTTCGAGGTCGGTAACTACTACTCCGATCAGAACTATACGTCGCAGTATACGGATGCGAACGGCAATAACGTGGGCTCATACAACACCACAAATGTGCAGCAAGGTTTTCCAGCGGCACAGTGGCTGACCGGAGCCGGGTACGAGGTGGCGGCGAGCTCAGTCGCCTCGGCGCTGGCGATGAAGTATGGTGCGTTCTACGAACAGACGACCTGGAAGGCTACGCCGAAGCTGACGCTGAACTTCGGGCTGCGATTTGAGTTGCAGGCGGGGCCGACAGAGCGCCACAACCAGCAGTCGGCGTTCGATACGGAGGGCACCAACCCGTATGGCAAGGGCTCCTATGTGTTCTCGGGCACCAACGGCTACTCCCGCAACCTTTATCTGTCTCACTACAATGACTACGGCCCGCGATTTGGGGTGGCCTACAACCTCGACAGCACTACGGTGATTCGCGGCGGCTTCGGGATCGCGTACCTTCCTACCAACTCCGGCTTCGGCTTTACGTCCCAGAACAATACAGCCTTCACGACGCACAATGTCGCGAGCTCGAGTGCCGTCTTTGGAGCGAACCCGAACGGAATTCCGATCGGCAAGTTCTACGATGGGCAGGTGTCCGGCAACATCGTTCCTGCGCTGGGGTCCGACACTACCAATCCGCTGCAGTATGGCGGCTCAAACTCTTATCTGCAGGACTACCGCAGCACGTACGACGGCCGGTTGCTGCAGTGGAACGTCTTCTTCGAGAAGAGCTTTACGCCGTCGACGATCTTCTCGCTGGGTTATTCGGCTTCGAACGGAGACAGGCTGCCGTTTTCCAACGTCCCTGTCAACGGTCTTGGCGCTAACGGCACGGGAACATTTTCGCCTCCGGGCTTCCAGACCATCTCGCCGGCGCTGCTTGCTTCGTGGAGACAGTCTTACATCTCCTCCAATGGCACCAATCCCGGCACACTGCCTATTGCCAACCCTTACCACGGCAATGGGTTTCAAGGGGGCGCGCTCTCTGCGGCTACGGTTCCGGCGTGGCGGCTGCAGGTTCCGTATCCGGAGTTTCCGGATTTGAATCTGTTGGAGCAGAAGGCACACTCCAACTACCAGTCCTTGATAGCCGAGGTTCGACACACGTTGTCGAAGGGCATTCAGTTCGATGCAAGCTATGTATGGTCCAAGGAGATCGACGACACGCAGAACATCGGGCAGAGCAACGACGCGTTCAACAATGCGGGCGAACAGAATACCGGCTACCTGCTAAACCTGAATGACCCTTACGAGAATCGGCACGTCGGCTACAACGACATACCGAACCGCGTGGTGGTCACGGCGCTGTTTGAATCGCCCTTTGGCCGGAACAGACAGTTCCTGGCGAATAGCAAGGCTGCGGATCTGCTACTCGGGGGCTGGCGACTGGGCACGTCTTTCCAGGCGCAGACAGGAACGCCGATCGAGATCAGCTCCTCGATGGGCAGCCTGAATAATCGCCCGAACCGCGTTCCGGGAGTCAATCCGATCCTGCCGAAGTCGGAGCGCCACTTCTTCTACAACCCTAAAGGCGGCCAGACGATCCAGTTACCCGGACTGGATGGCGGCGGCACAGCGAACGTGACCTGCACGGGCTGCATGCCTTACCTGAATCCGCTTGCTTTCGCAGGTCCAACGGTGACGACGCCAAACGGCAAGATCGAGCCGGATATCTTCTG